From one Gracilibacillus salinarum genomic stretch:
- a CDS encoding extracellular solute-binding protein: MNRFNREWRPIQKGLMGGLCGIALLLAGCADNASSNGEETISIMANVHTPQVATDSPIVEQIEEKAGVNLDITWAPDETYDDKMNTVIATQSFPRAMFVKNSESYTQMKDSLTDDVYWEIGPYLDDYENLSKLDPVVLNNTAVDGKVFALYRETPLSRWGIMYRKDWAANLGIEAPETTEDLYEMFKAFTEEDPDGNGKDDTFGVAVNSDLVYGGFKFVSSYFGTPNNWGEKDGELMPEFMFEEYIDTMNFFKKLRDDGYVNKDFPVTSKTSQTEMLTSGKAGAIVGCLCNAAGFQENLQLSHPEGELDVQNRISTADGEPGTWATAGYGSVVLFPKESNKTEEDLKEVLSLFDTMMEPDIYNSIVYGTEGEHYEMVDGKAKKLESGADSFETEIQPLLGLAIGGENAIDALTRSFANDLDEKQYNQTMDNNNILIHDPTVALHSETYGENGTYLQQIIDDATIQYMLGDIDLEGFQSAVDKWKEEGGGQIITEYNEAYQEAESN; encoded by the coding sequence ATGAACAGGTTTAATCGTGAATGGCGTCCTATCCAAAAAGGATTAATGGGTGGATTGTGCGGTATCGCGTTATTGTTAGCTGGATGTGCCGATAATGCAAGCAGCAATGGAGAAGAGACGATAAGTATTATGGCTAATGTGCATACACCACAAGTGGCAACAGACAGTCCGATTGTGGAACAGATCGAAGAAAAAGCAGGTGTGAATTTAGATATAACATGGGCACCGGACGAAACGTACGATGACAAAATGAATACCGTGATCGCGACACAAAGTTTTCCAAGAGCCATGTTCGTGAAGAATTCTGAGTCGTATACGCAAATGAAGGACTCCTTAACTGATGATGTCTATTGGGAAATAGGACCATATCTTGATGACTATGAGAACCTGAGTAAATTAGATCCGGTAGTATTGAACAATACGGCAGTGGACGGTAAGGTGTTTGCCTTGTACCGCGAAACGCCTTTATCAAGATGGGGCATTATGTACCGAAAGGATTGGGCAGCGAATTTAGGTATCGAAGCACCTGAAACAACGGAAGATTTATATGAGATGTTCAAAGCTTTTACCGAGGAAGACCCGGATGGTAATGGAAAAGATGATACTTTTGGCGTCGCAGTCAATTCGGACCTGGTGTATGGTGGTTTTAAATTTGTCAGCTCCTACTTTGGAACGCCTAACAACTGGGGAGAGAAAGACGGAGAGCTGATGCCGGAATTTATGTTTGAGGAATACATCGATACAATGAATTTCTTCAAAAAGCTACGTGATGACGGCTATGTCAATAAAGATTTCCCTGTAACAAGTAAGACAAGTCAGACCGAAATGCTGACTAGCGGCAAAGCAGGAGCTATTGTAGGCTGTCTCTGTAATGCGGCAGGTTTCCAGGAAAATTTGCAACTTTCCCATCCGGAAGGTGAATTAGATGTGCAGAATCGCATCTCTACTGCAGATGGTGAACCCGGAACATGGGCTACCGCCGGATATGGATCTGTTGTTTTATTTCCAAAAGAAAGCAATAAAACAGAAGAGGATCTAAAAGAAGTACTGTCGTTATTCGATACAATGATGGAGCCAGATATTTATAATTCGATCGTTTATGGTACAGAAGGAGAGCATTATGAAATGGTTGATGGCAAAGCGAAGAAATTGGAAAGTGGTGCCGATTCCTTCGAAACAGAAATTCAGCCCCTGTTAGGATTGGCAATCGGTGGTGAGAATGCTATTGATGCACTGACACGAAGTTTTGCTAATGATTTGGATGAGAAGCAATATAACCAGACGATGGATAATAACAATATTCTGATTCATGACCCTACTGTTGCGCTTCATTCTGAAACATATGGGGAGAATGGAACGTACCTGCAGCAAATTATCGATGATGCAACCATTCAATATATGTTAGGTGACATTGACTTAGAAGGATTCCAATCAGCTGTCGATAAGTGGAAAGAAGAAGGCGGCGGACAAATTATTACGGAATACAATGAAGCATATCAGGAAGCAGAAAGTAACTAA
- a CDS encoding AraC family transcriptional regulator has product MRKKDGFKSEKLFVLPDYMQKEFRQHELIKELMVTDIGYFPKAAFHYRDRPDGADSYLFIYCSDGEGWVELNGQNKLTVQKHMLTVIPADVPHRYGAADHDPWSIYWFHLTGEQVAVFIKQFELDNSVLRFPSHFFGTFVELFERCYNLLTMKAYSSLHHIHLSQTMRYLLSTIGLHVIRSQQDEKREHYLDNAINYMHEHLDGMLQLDDIARHIGLSKQHVIYIFKKETGTPPIDYFIKMKIQHACQLLDLTEWSLKEISHSLGMKDPYYFSRLFKKVIGMSPTAYRQQQKG; this is encoded by the coding sequence ATGCGTAAAAAAGATGGTTTTAAATCGGAAAAGCTTTTTGTATTACCAGATTATATGCAAAAAGAGTTTCGTCAGCACGAACTGATAAAAGAGCTGATGGTAACAGACATTGGTTATTTTCCGAAAGCTGCATTTCATTATCGCGATCGACCTGATGGAGCTGATTCTTATCTTTTTATCTATTGCTCAGATGGCGAAGGCTGGGTGGAGCTTAACGGTCAGAACAAACTGACGGTTCAAAAACATATGTTAACCGTCATACCTGCCGACGTTCCGCATCGGTATGGAGCAGCTGATCACGATCCCTGGAGTATTTACTGGTTTCATTTAACCGGAGAACAAGTGGCAGTTTTTATTAAACAATTTGAACTGGATAACAGCGTATTACGGTTTCCCTCTCATTTCTTCGGGACATTCGTCGAATTATTCGAGCGCTGTTATAATCTATTGACGATGAAAGCTTATTCCAGTCTGCATCATATTCATTTATCGCAAACAATGCGTTATTTACTGAGTACGATTGGCCTCCATGTGATCCGCTCTCAGCAGGACGAAAAACGGGAACATTATCTCGACAATGCGATTAATTATATGCATGAGCATCTGGACGGAATGCTGCAACTCGATGATATTGCCCGGCACATCGGCCTTTCCAAACAACATGTCATCTACATTTTCAAAAAAGAAACAGGTACACCGCCAATCGATTATTTTATCAAAATGAAAATCCAGCACGCCTGTCAGTTACTCGATCTAACCGAATGGAGCTTAAAGGAGATCAGTCATTCATTGGGCATGAAAGATCCTTATTATTTTTCCCGGCTGTTCAAAAAAGTAATTGGGATGTCCCCTACTGCTTATCGACAGCAGCAGAAAGGGTGA
- a CDS encoding nucleotidyltransferase family protein, whose amino-acid sequence MLSQQEILDVLSVNLKNWKEKYGLNSVALFGSYSREEQNSSSDIDLLVEFEDNAMTFDNYMDLKFNLEDLFQKSVDLVIIDDIKPALKPSILRSAKYAEGA is encoded by the coding sequence ATGTTATCGCAGCAGGAAATCCTGGATGTGCTATCTGTAAACTTAAAAAATTGGAAAGAGAAATACGGATTAAATAGTGTCGCTTTGTTTGGATCGTACTCTCGCGAAGAACAAAATAGTTCCAGTGATATTGATTTGTTAGTAGAATTTGAAGATAACGCGATGACATTTGATAACTATATGGACTTAAAATTCAATCTTGAAGATCTATTTCAAAAATCTGTTGATTTGGTTATAATCGATGATATTAAGCCAGCACTTAAACCTAGTATTTTAAGGAGTGCAAAGTATGCAGAGGGAGCCTAG
- a CDS encoding HepT-like ribonuclease domain-containing protein, with protein MQREPRVFLEDIYTAAIKIKTYTDGLSFDDFIDNDLVSDAVLKNILVIGEATKNIPEPTQKENPQIEWRKMAGMRDMMIHGYFSINYQIVWDVVQNKIPELIKEIKKLL; from the coding sequence ATGCAGAGGGAGCCTAGGGTTTTTTTAGAGGATATATATACTGCTGCAATAAAAATTAAAACTTACACTGATGGCCTTTCATTTGACGATTTCATTGATAATGATTTAGTTTCTGATGCTGTATTGAAAAACATATTAGTTATCGGTGAGGCTACCAAAAATATTCCTGAACCAACACAAAAAGAGAACCCCCAGATTGAATGGCGAAAAATGGCCGGTATGAGAGATATGATGATTCATGGATACTTCTCTATTAATTACCAGATTGTATGGGATGTTGTCCAAAATAAAATTCCTGAATTAATAAAAGAGATCAAAAAACTTTTATAA
- a CDS encoding GNAT family N-acetyltransferase, whose amino-acid sequence MRVLIRQETEEDHELTEKIIKKAFENEELSDHQEHLLVERLRASEAFIPELSLVALHDEQDIVGHILLSNIKIVDGDHVTDSLALAPVSVLPDYQNHGIGSQLIQVALTKAEELGFASVIVLGHPAYYPRFGFQRASRWGIQAPFDVPDDAFMALELLENSLAEFSGVVQYDATFG is encoded by the coding sequence ATGAGAGTTTTGATTAGGCAAGAAACAGAAGAGGATCACGAATTGACTGAAAAGATCATTAAAAAAGCCTTTGAAAATGAGGAGTTAAGTGATCATCAAGAGCACTTACTGGTCGAGCGTCTTAGAGCTTCCGAAGCTTTCATCCCGGAATTGTCATTGGTTGCTTTACATGATGAGCAGGATATTGTCGGACATATTCTGTTATCCAACATAAAAATCGTTGATGGCGATCATGTGACAGATTCATTGGCATTGGCGCCAGTTTCCGTGCTTCCCGATTATCAAAATCATGGGATAGGGAGTCAGCTTATTCAAGTTGCCCTGACAAAAGCAGAAGAGCTTGGCTTTGCTTCTGTGATTGTCTTGGGGCATCCGGCGTATTACCCAAGATTCGGTTTTCAGCGTGCCAGCAGATGGGGAATTCAAGCGCCATTTGATGTGCCAGATGATGCCTTTATGGCGCTCGAGCTATTGGAAAATAGTTTAGCAGAATTCAGTGGCGTTGTTCAATATGACGCGACGTTCGGTTAA
- a CDS encoding glycoside hydrolase family 2 protein: protein MLNLNGTWHFSLDPNDEQNWIEGIPEETIQVPGSIEEQGYGEATAHQPIGTWKKKREYEGVAWYVKEITIPEDVAGKDVILQLDGVRWITECWLDSQYLGKEDRLSTAQCYSVSHVLKPGEKQRLVVKLDNRMHLPMQESHIHSQHTSTYWGGITGGIQLIARPRQGIKDIAITSDINRHLVELNIALRHENRESLSMEAAIVDDQGKEVTSVSLQELPQEGRLQLEMAKDARKWSPEDPYLYTVEVSLFRDGHLYDKRAVSFGFREITIAKYQILLNDVPVFLTGYVDCCIFPQTGYPVWDIDHYRKQFAIVKSYGFNHVRLHGWTPPEVFWQAADEAGMLVQTELPHWSRQYNDPTKNAPESVHQFLKKELKSILHALKNHPSFVMLSMGNELISEEGHPQMNELVKMARECDNSRIYTDNTGFGNLPAQTREGDFFVPTLNWHPPYNIDHAATTDTTTDYAEVTRLEEKPLIAHEHGQFTMYVRPQEAEKYQGILQPYWLETINETLAAKGLDQQTEAFIEATGVHLVRALKENIEKARRTPNLSGIQLLDIRDFPGQGHATVGILDVFWDDKGLIEPEAFRQFNEPTVLLMRSKQRTYFSQEHLTIQLELSHFGIPCPTANVHWQLVDEEKVYEKGVEQLHDIAGDGIREVVTIKEAIIVDQAKKITLKAWTDCNGKQVSNQWDFWVYPKQNLPRHVERIWTNIDELRASLYGARFENELGVNELSFQPETEVDLAITDQLSRDVMQYVLDGGNLWLMAKEGGQYDEVITRYLPTFWNYLWFPEQVGTTMGMQIHSHPLLNRLPHDGFSDWQWYHLVDRTVALNLESIPKVQPLIEVVDNFNRAKKLAYMFEVRLGRGKIFVSTLNLTNRKQMKSPETQHAFFNIIDYLQSEDFQPDASITVGELLGLFKVKSLIKLTY from the coding sequence ATGCTTAATTTAAATGGAACGTGGCATTTTTCACTTGATCCGAATGACGAGCAGAATTGGATAGAAGGGATTCCCGAAGAGACGATTCAAGTTCCTGGATCCATAGAAGAGCAAGGGTATGGAGAAGCGACTGCACATCAGCCGATTGGAACATGGAAAAAGAAACGGGAATATGAAGGGGTGGCTTGGTATGTAAAGGAAATAACCATCCCCGAAGATGTGGCTGGAAAAGACGTTATCTTACAACTGGATGGTGTCAGATGGATTACGGAATGCTGGTTAGATAGTCAGTATCTTGGTAAAGAAGATCGTTTGTCAACTGCTCAATGCTATTCTGTCAGTCATGTGCTCAAGCCAGGTGAAAAACAGCGACTTGTGGTGAAGTTAGATAACCGGATGCACCTGCCCATGCAGGAAAGTCATATTCATTCCCAGCATACTTCCACCTATTGGGGAGGGATTACTGGTGGTATCCAGTTAATTGCCAGACCGCGTCAGGGAATAAAGGATATAGCCATTACGTCAGATATCAACCGTCATCTGGTAGAGCTAAATATCGCGCTTCGTCATGAGAACCGTGAATCATTATCAATGGAAGCAGCAATAGTGGATGATCAGGGAAAAGAGGTGACGAGCGTCAGCTTACAAGAACTACCGCAAGAAGGGCGTTTGCAGTTAGAGATGGCGAAGGATGCAAGAAAATGGTCACCGGAAGATCCTTATCTGTATACGGTGGAAGTAAGCTTATTTCGTGACGGTCACCTATATGACAAACGAGCGGTGTCTTTCGGTTTTCGAGAAATCACAATAGCCAAATATCAAATCCTGCTAAATGACGTACCGGTATTTCTGACAGGCTATGTAGATTGCTGTATCTTCCCTCAGACCGGCTATCCAGTCTGGGATATCGACCATTACCGAAAACAGTTTGCGATCGTGAAGTCATATGGATTTAATCATGTGAGGCTTCATGGCTGGACACCACCTGAAGTGTTCTGGCAAGCAGCTGATGAAGCTGGTATGCTGGTTCAGACTGAATTACCACATTGGAGCAGGCAGTATAATGACCCGACAAAGAATGCGCCAGAAAGTGTCCATCAGTTTTTGAAGAAGGAATTAAAAAGCATTCTGCATGCATTAAAAAATCACCCTTCTTTTGTCATGCTCTCCATGGGGAATGAGTTGATCAGCGAAGAAGGTCACCCGCAAATGAATGAACTGGTCAAAATGGCAAGGGAATGCGATAACAGCAGAATCTACACAGATAATACCGGTTTCGGAAATCTTCCTGCGCAAACTCGCGAAGGTGACTTTTTTGTTCCAACATTAAATTGGCATCCGCCTTATAATATTGATCACGCTGCAACAACGGATACAACGACTGATTATGCAGAAGTGACACGATTGGAAGAGAAACCGTTGATCGCCCATGAACACGGCCAGTTTACCATGTATGTCAGACCGCAGGAAGCGGAGAAATATCAAGGCATCCTGCAACCATATTGGCTCGAGACGATTAATGAAACACTTGCTGCTAAAGGCCTTGATCAGCAAACAGAAGCGTTTATCGAAGCAACTGGCGTACACCTCGTGCGGGCATTAAAGGAAAACATCGAGAAAGCGAGGCGTACACCGAATTTATCCGGCATACAGCTGTTGGATATTCGCGACTTTCCTGGGCAAGGACATGCAACAGTGGGCATTCTTGATGTTTTCTGGGATGACAAGGGATTGATCGAGCCAGAGGCGTTCCGGCAATTCAATGAGCCGACCGTATTATTAATGCGGTCGAAGCAGCGAACGTATTTCAGTCAAGAACATCTCACTATCCAGCTGGAGCTATCCCATTTCGGCATACCTTGTCCGACGGCTAATGTCCATTGGCAACTGGTGGATGAAGAAAAGGTGTATGAAAAAGGTGTTGAGCAATTACATGATATTGCTGGTGATGGAATTCGGGAAGTCGTCACCATAAAAGAAGCGATAATCGTGGATCAAGCGAAAAAAATAACATTGAAGGCATGGACAGATTGCAACGGAAAGCAAGTCAGCAATCAGTGGGATTTCTGGGTGTATCCAAAGCAAAACCTTCCACGTCATGTAGAACGGATTTGGACCAATATCGACGAGCTTCGTGCCAGTCTGTATGGAGCAAGGTTTGAAAATGAGCTTGGCGTAAATGAACTGAGTTTTCAGCCGGAAACAGAGGTCGACTTAGCGATCACAGATCAGCTGTCCCGAGATGTCATGCAATACGTGCTGGATGGCGGAAACCTGTGGCTCATGGCGAAGGAGGGCGGCCAATATGATGAAGTGATCACCCGTTACCTTCCGACGTTCTGGAATTACTTATGGTTTCCTGAACAGGTGGGTACTACAATGGGGATGCAGATTCATTCGCATCCACTACTTAATCGTTTACCGCATGATGGTTTTTCGGATTGGCAATGGTATCATTTAGTCGATCGCACGGTTGCGTTGAACCTGGAATCAATACCAAAGGTACAACCATTGATCGAAGTGGTTGATAACTTTAATCGAGCGAAGAAGCTAGCCTATATGTTCGAAGTTCGTCTTGGAAGAGGGAAGATTTTTGTATCCACTTTAAATCTGACCAATCGCAAACAGATGAAATCACCTGAAACACAGCATGCTTTTTTCAACATAATTGATTATCTGCAAAGTGAAGACTTTCAACCAGACGCATCGATCACGGTAGGTGAATTGTTAGGGTTGTTTAAGGTGAAATCCTTGATTAAATTGACGTACTGA